The Maridesulfovibrio salexigens DSM 2638 region CCACATCGTGCATTTCTATCATTTGCATGCCCTTGACTGGGTTGATGTTGTAAGTGCGCTTCAGGCTGATCCTGTTAAGGCTGCTAAGATTGCAAACAGCCAGTCAACCCGCGTGACTAAGGCTGAAGATCTGAAAGCAGTTCAGGAAAAACTGAAGAAGTTTGTTGATTCCGGCCAGCTCGGTATCTTTACCAATGCTTACTTCCTCGGTGGGCATGATGCCTACTATTTGCGTCCTGAAGAAAACCTCATCGCTACTGCTCATTATCTTGAAGGTCTGCACCTTCAGGTTAAAGCTGCACGCGCAATGGCTGTCTTCGGTGCAAAGAACCCGCACACCCAGTTTACTATCGTTGGCGGTGTAACCTGCTACGATTCCTTGACTCCTAAACGTATTCAGGAATTCAAGGATCTTTATAATGAAACTATGGCATTTGTTAACGAATGCTACATTCCCGACCTGCTGATGGTCGCATCTTACTACAAAGATTGGGCCGGAATCGGTGGTACCACCAACTTCCTGACTTTCGGTGAATTCCCCGATGTAGAAGCTGACATTAACAGCCGCTTCCTCGAGCAGGGCGTAATTATGAACCGTGACCTCAGCAATGTCATGGATTTCAACCCTGATTCCATCAAGGAAGACATCAGCCACAGCTGGTATGACGGTGACTCTTCCCTCCATCCGTATGACGGTGAAACCGAACCTAAGTACACCAACTATGAAGACCGTGACCGTTACTCCTGGATGAAAGCTCCCCGTTACAAAGGCGAATCCATGGAAGTTGGTCCGCTGGCACAGATGCTGGTATCCTACGCCCGCGGCAACAAGGATGTTGTTCCTGTTGTTAACCATGTTCTCTCCACCCTCGGTGTTGGACCTGAAGCTCTGTTCTCCACTCTCGGTAGAACCGCTGCCCGAGGTATTGAAACCGTTGTTGCCGGTACTAAGATGGTTGAATGGGTTAACAACCTTGAAGACAACGTTGCTTCCGGCAACACTGATCTCGCGGTTGAGTGGGAAATGCCTGATGAAGCTGAAGGTGTCGGATTTGTTGGCGCACCTCGCGGTGGTCTGTCTCACTGGATCAAGATCAAGGGCGGCAAGATCGAAAACTTCCAGCTCGTTGTACCTTCTACCTGGAACCTCGGTCCCCGTTGTAACCAGAACAAGATGTCCGCAGTTGAAGAAGCACTCATGGGAACACCGATTGCTGATCCCAAGCGTCCTGTTGAAATCCTGCGTACCGTTCACTCCTATGACCCCTGTATCGCCTGCGGCGTACACGTCATCGATGCTCATACCAACGAAGTTCACAAGTTCAAGATTCTCTAGTTGGTTCAAGCTTCAAGGAAATATTACGGGAGCCCGCATTGCGGGTTCCCGTTTTTTGATTTTTATACGTAATATTTTGATTTTTTTATTGAATTCTCATTCCAAAATAAGCTACAGAAATCTATAGGGATGGAATAGAAATGGACTGCAAAGAATTTTTAAAAGATCAGTAGCGAAGCCCGCTAAAAGGTTTTGAAAAGGGGAGCCCAGAGGGGAAAAGCTTTTGCAAAAGTTTTTCCCCTCAGGCCCTCGGAGAGCCGCCGGAGGCATCTGAATGACAGAAGAGAAAAAGATTTTAGTTCTTGGTGTGGGAAACATACTTTTTACTGATGAAGGTATCGGAGTAAAAGTTG contains the following coding sequences:
- a CDS encoding nickel-dependent hydrogenase large subunit, whose product is MSGCKAKSGPAVMATPYDKKYTGPVIVDPLTRIEGHLKIEVEVENGKVSNVWSSSQLFRGLEIILKGRDPRDAQHFTQRSCGVCTYTHALASTRCVDNAVGVDKNLPENARLIRNLVLGAQYLHDHIVHFYHLHALDWVDVVSALQADPVKAAKIANSQSTRVTKAEDLKAVQEKLKKFVDSGQLGIFTNAYFLGGHDAYYLRPEENLIATAHYLEGLHLQVKAARAMAVFGAKNPHTQFTIVGGVTCYDSLTPKRIQEFKDLYNETMAFVNECYIPDLLMVASYYKDWAGIGGTTNFLTFGEFPDVEADINSRFLEQGVIMNRDLSNVMDFNPDSIKEDISHSWYDGDSSLHPYDGETEPKYTNYEDRDRYSWMKAPRYKGESMEVGPLAQMLVSYARGNKDVVPVVNHVLSTLGVGPEALFSTLGRTAARGIETVVAGTKMVEWVNNLEDNVASGNTDLAVEWEMPDEAEGVGFVGAPRGGLSHWIKIKGGKIENFQLVVPSTWNLGPRCNQNKMSAVEEALMGTPIADPKRPVEILRTVHSYDPCIACGVHVIDAHTNEVHKFKIL